agctcattgatgaactctccgaggggacctggagggcgataaatgataaggatgttaagcttgaaagggctggtaactgtgacagcatgaaattcaaaggaggcgatagacagatgggtaaggggagaaagagagaatgaccacatgggagagataaggatccctatgccaccaccccgctgaccagaagctctcgggtgtgcgagaacacgtgggcggacgaagagagagcagtaggagtagcagtgttatctgtggtgatccatgtttctgtcagtgccaagaagtcgagggactggagggaggcataggctgagatgaactctgccttgttggctgcagatcggcagttccagaggctaccggagacctggaactccacgtgggtcgtgcgcgctgggaccaccagattagggtggcagcggccacgcggtgtggagcgtttgtatggtctgtgcagagaggagagaacagggatagacagacacatagttgacaggctacagaagaggctacgctaatgcaaggagattggaatgacaagtggactacacgtctcgaatgttcagaaagttaagcttacgtagcaagaatcttattgactaaaattattaaaaatgatacagtactgctgaagtaggctagctggcagtggctgcgttgttgactttgtaggctagctgacagtggctgcgttgttgacactacactaatcaagtcgttccgttgagtgtagtagtttctacagtgctgctattcgggggctagctggctagctagcactgttgattacgttatgttgcgttaaaagaacgacaatagctggctagctaacctagaaaatcgctctagactacacaattatctttgatacacagacggctatgtagctagctatgtagctagctacgatcaaacaaatcaaaccgttgtgctgtaatgaaatgaaatgaaaaatgtgatactacctgtggagcgaagcggaatgcgaccgggttgttgagtgcggaagttctattcagtagacgttggctagctgtatACAGAAGCTGatctggtgtaaagtagtgcaccacatagaAAAATAGGGGCGCCATTTTGGATTGGCCCTTGAGTGCTCCAGATTGCATTACCAACTTAAAACAAGTCAGACAGGTGCCCATTCTGATTTTTATTGAGGACCCCAATTCATTCAGATCAAGCGTTAACCGGTGATATCTCACACCTGTTTTGGATGTTTTGGCGGTGATGGAGGGGGGAACAGCGTTAGCGCTGTCAAATCAACAAGCGGCACCTGGCACATACCTAAAGCGGACATTGCCATCGGCCGCATGGAGTCGCATTAAAAGAAATCCCATGCAGTCTTGTTTACAAGTTGGAATACTGGAATGtaagatgtaatctacacctcgattagactgatagaaatcctcattaGTTTGTTTAATGATTTTCAGCTTGAGcgtcattatttctatatagtCTATACTTTCTCATTCTGAACTTCTAATGGAAGTGTGACGGCTGTGGCTTCCTGACAATGATCAAGAGCAGCTGCGATTTGACATCTCCAATGCTGTTCCACCTCAAACAGCgccaaaacatcagctatgcAGGTGTCAGCTATCACCAGTTAACGCTTGATCTTATTGAATCTAGGCCTTAGTGATTTTCATCATAACATTGTCACCTCAATTCATCTTTATTGTTCAAGATTTACATGCAAACATTTTAATAATTACAGATGAGCCAAATTGTATAATACACACGTGAGCATGCACACAccccaccctctctatctctctgtgtctctctctctctgtgtctctctgtgtctctctgtgtctctctgtgtctctctgtgtctctctctctctctctctctctctctctctctctctctctctctctctctctctctctctctctctctctctctggcatgcATGAACTGGTAAACAATTGTTTTAGAACAGTAGTAGTTAAAGAATAAAATTCAGTTGATTTTAACCCAACTACATTCTTTAACCATATTCTATAAAGACAGTTCAGgaagtagtacagtattatttgGGTTGATTCATTTAAATACAATGACGAAGAGTAGAAAATCATTTTATTTCTAAATATATGTACAAAGCCATTAACGTCTCTTCTTATcatctaccacaaccacacatctTTGTAACTTTCAACATCTTTGTAGCGTTTAGAAGAGGTACCACAGCACAGTCCAAACAGTAATGACAATTCTGTCAGCACAAAGGATTAAGGATCCAGTGTTGTATTGTGTCACACAGGATGGAGTCTCTTATACGGTCAAAGTTCAGGGAGTACTGCTTCCGTCCGGGTCTTGGGTGGAGGCTGAAATAGATTTATGCCATTAAAGTTAGAATCCTTCATTTAAATAATAACAAAGCGGCCGCCCCCCTTTCTTTGGTAAAAGGCTGggagatgggcctggagaaatggaaccactctaaaattcatagacagagttatggatgcaaggacttaAAACTACTGTATAAATTATagatttagggctctattcaatacGGCTTGCAGAATTTCAGCTTTACAGCGTgtttgaaatttaaaggcaactTTCCCATTTTAGccgagactgcattcacggtaaatgctgcatatgtcggctcaatcaaaAATCACCTTTACATTTGTATCGTGGAATCTGTAACACTTCAGCTTTCCAGACTGAACAGAGCCCTCGAGCCCTTAAACATGTGTTTACATTTAAATTGGTTACAAACATTGTAGTAaagcaagcttatattttgggttctgatggggtacgacagttgaactaagttaATGAGGCATTTATATGTTACATTTTCAAGAATCAATAGGTGTATATGATTAATCTATAAATCTGAAAATGGATGTAGCGACTAAGTAAAGGATTAGGTTACATTAAGATACATGGTGTAACCTGATGCCAGTTAACTTGACTGTAGCAACTACAATGTTACTATGCAGGAATAAGATGAActtcatgtaaagtgttaccGAATGTTTTTCTTTACACATAGAAGTAAGTAAAATAATCCAATGGAGAAATGTACCTGTTAAGTCTCTAAACCGTCTCTTTGCCTCTGCTCTTTCTTCTGAATCGAAATACCACACGGTTATAGCATATCTGGAACAAAGCAATATTCTgaattattagtattattacataATTACATTACATCTTTTTTAGCATTTTATGAAAATCTAACAGTGTCAAGGAAATTAACTGAGAAATGTCTTCTGTATAATAATAACAGTACGATACATTCAACCACAGATTCAGACATTTTTGCATATGAATATTTATCAGTGTAATAACAGTATGTTGCATCAAACAGACTTTGTTGCATATTACTTAACTGAGCAATTATCGGTATAATAATAACAGTATGATGCATTAAACAGACCTTGTTGCATATGAAGGCTGCACCTCATGTGGATTCCTTCTATCTGACCAAAAGAACAGCAGTCTGTCAAACAGGGGCTCAACATCTGCAACGTAGGATTTGCCTTCGGGAAAAATGCGAAGAATTCCACCATGCTCCTGCCAAAATAACAAAGACACATTGTTCATTTCAGCTTTACAGAATAGCAAGTTGAGCCGTAAGAGACTTGCTCTGCAATTTACAAAGATCCTAAATCAGAGGCGGTTATCCAACAAACAGTGGACGGCAACATCTGACATTTTCATTGTCTCTAAATATAAAGCATAAATATGACAAGAATCCTGATGTTATAAAGGGAGCCGAACAATTAAACTGACAGTACAGTGACTGTCTTGAAAACCAAACTGTAATCTGAAAGGACTGTGGGTGTATTCCATAGTAAAAAACATATAAAACAGCATAAGAATATGtacaaaattaaataaaaaattggACAGCAAACGCTTAGTTTTATGAGACAAGTTTTAAAAACTAGACGTTTCGACCTTCAAATACCTTCTGCAGAAGAACATTGAAGGCCAAAACATCAATTTTTTCAACTTGtcgaaataaaacaaatattgttTTTATGGTGAGCCAGTGATGCGCCTTTTCCTGTCCAATGATCTCTATACATTTTTAGGTTCCACCTCTACTCGCGTTGGTTAAGCATCATCTACTTTTTTCCCGAAATTAAATATATGCAATAATATGTCATAAATATGTTATAAATCTGCCGCTCACCTGGGGGTTCCAGTTTTTGTtgaggtagtagatacaggtGATGCAACGACCGTCAGCATTGGGATTGTCCACATGTTTCACATATCCTGTCCCTTTTCCTGGATAACACGCCACCATCGCCTGaaacagacaaaacaaaccacaaAACATTAGTTCTCAGTCTGATACACATCATCATCTGTATAATCGCTGATCATGTGACAATATGTAACATGATAACTGTAGTGTACACCATTACAGAAGCCTTTTTTGTGAGAAAATATTTGTGGAAATGCCTTGACTATATTCTAAGAATACAGAAATAGTTTCTGCAAATCAGAGATAAAAAATATAACATGAAGACATTTATGGGTTAATATCTTGGTTGGAGAACATTTCCTGTAAGCGTTGTTTGGGGAGGGAGCGTTGTGGTTTCAGCAGAACTGGTCTACGTGCATTCAGTCAGCATCCAAGGAAGCACAATTAACCAAACTGTGGTAATCTATCTTGTGATAAGAAAGCCAAGAAAAGCCCTCAAAGCAATGCAGATGAAGACGCATGTGGTTACGACCAGGGGTGGGCACATTGGGTCAGATAGAGGGTTTACTAGAGGCCAAGTGACGTTATGTCATGTAACATTTCATTTGGGCATCAGATATGGATCACAAGTTAAGGCTAGTAGGTGTAGACACGTAAACTGATGAGGATTTATTTGTTTAATAgatgtacagtgcctttgaaTTAGTCCatcttttgttttgttacagcctgaatttaaaatggattaaaaaagaataattctcacccatctagtcaatacccaataatgacaaagtggattTTTTAAAATAGAAATTGTAGAAAATGTATTGTGTGTAAAATGTATAAATAatatatacagaaatatctaatttagataagtattcacactcctgagtcaatactttgtagaagggCGGTACACCTGTCAAACGGTAACGCAGGAGTCCTAAGCCGAGCTCAGGGAGGACAGAAAACTCCCGTGGAGCAGAACGGCAAAAGCTCTCTTGATCTTGATTTTCATGATCTTctgagatcttctgttgaatctgacaatcaatcttaatggttgtacagccgtctcaaataaaactgtgaaggacctcggcattactctggaccctgatttctcttttgacgaacatatcaagactgtttcaaagacagcttttttccatctacgtaacattgcaaaaatcagaaactttctgtccaaaaatgatgcagaaaaaataATCCaagcttttgttacttctaggttagactactgcaatgctctactttccggctacccggataaagcactaaataaacttcagttagtgctaaatatggctgctagaatcctgactagaaccaaaaaatttgatcatattactcgaGTGCTAGTCTGTCACGCTcaggccttagttatctttgttttctttattattttagtctggccagggtgtgatatgggtgatttatgtgtttttaacttgtctaggggtttttgtagatttatggggttgtgttcagtttaggtgtctaggtaagtctatggttgcctagattggtcctcaatcagaggcaggtgtttattgttgtctctgattgggaaccatatttaggcaaccatattctttgggtattttgtgagttgattgtttcctgtctttgtgtttactgcaccagatagggctgttttggttttcacgtttattgttttgtagtttgttcatgtttgagttttcttattaaagaaccatgaactataaccatgctgcgttttggtccgcctctccttcccaggaagaaaaccgtGACATAGCctctgtcatgactgtcctgatcaggtcaggttacaggagaccacaaccttacagattatctctcaaccccaacagaagaggagagatctaggggtctgaagatgtgggggttttatgacccctaacgcccctggtaaatctcaggccacagacaaatgcctttgtcctgttactatggagaaccagcctcagaacattaaacatgaaataaagggactatggaacaatggtttccgtcagccacaatggtggtcatgacgatagatggaatatgaaaatgtatgtcatttttgttttgttattaaaggttttcctagtatatgtttgatgtttgtacgttgtatggaaaatatccaaatcaaagagaatgttttgggaaagatgaaatgtgaagttagttgtctaaaatatGATTGGAgtaaaatctagaccttgccctcataacttggtacgcccagagaattgccctaaaggcggttacgcccacttctgacccaagggtataaaacctgtgagtaaaTAATTTACAGGGAAGACtacgtgacccaagctgcagccaaggtctaaaaagtcaagaacgcaacacaagtttgaagacaaaaaaatgtttttctacccaagctacggatgagtagctgtgtctaagcgggtgaattcaagctGGACCCCCTTAGCATCCAATCCCAGCGAATCGTGGAATCTAAAAGGTTTCATTCttatgctgtgagctctgagctacagagctgtctgtcctcagaagaccccttccatagcaagggtgagggaacagactcctaagccaaaaggacactgacatcgtgaggaTGACTAGAAAGGCGCGCCGGAGAAGTGCAATCATCGAGCAGCCTGAACAGTCCACATGGAGGATCTACAGATAACttccccacgtaattacatcattatattctgaccaaTAAGAgcgcagtttggggcaaggctagggttagaataagcatagctgacaaattcacccaaatgtatatttctctcgtgtactttctctttttctctctctttgaaatcCCCATTGTGGGTAACACGcaccatagtgtgttggcccgttatactaagttctaatcaatagcctataatgttttttgtctatgtgtatcttttattATAATTTTAGCTTTATAGTACataaatattcaactaagattggtgtggtacgaactcattggtgagacacgggtccgtgcagattcacggACTATACAACGTTCAGAACGAGATGGTAGAGGTAACtgattaattagcggctgttgtaaaatcgatattatgatattctttgagttaatttgggaaatagaaactaaataaaaactagttttcccatggtgccccaagTTAAtaagttaataattgcttgattcagttaatcacgcaattagaaactttaatcattcgatgagcaacagtcgtcacattaactaatacaacgtcacaaCATATTGGTGCCCCCTGTGAGGAATCTAATATAGGAATAGGCCGCACTGTTGGGTTAATTCCATAAAAATGTTGTAGCAAGATACATATATACCATTAATAGCTATAGGCAGGACTAGTGTgggagagaagtgtgtgtgtgtttgtgatgttCAATTGCACCGAGATACTGGTCTGGAGGGAACCACCCCTGTGGTATTTCTGACGAAAGCCAGTGTGTAGGGGAGGTCTACTGAATGCTACAAGCTAGGGCATAAGTATCAGCCGATGCAGGCATTCTGAAGATAATACTAGTTGGGCTCTAATTTAGGGTTATTTCTTTCGTTCGCTTTCAGGAGCGACCTGACTCAGTCATAAGCAATTCCTAGAGCAGAGGACATATGAGCCAGCcattggtgtggtacgaactcattggtgagacccgagTCCATGCAGATTCCCGGACTCTACAATGTTCAGAACGAGATGgtagaggtaactggttaattagtgactgttgtaaaatcgatattctaatattctttgagttaatttgggaaatagaaactagttttcccatggtgtcccaagttaatgagttaataattgcttgattcagttaatcacgtaATTAGAAActttaatcattcgatgagcaacGGTAGTCACATTAACTAATATAAAATCACGAcacctccctacactggcttcctgttaaggcaagggctgatttcaaggttttactgctaacctacaaagtattacatgggcttgctcctacctatctctctgatttggtcctgccgtacatacctacacgtacacaagacgcaggcctcctaattgtccctaaaatttctaagcaaacagctggaggcagggctttcacctatagagctccatttttatggaatggtctgcctacccatgtgagagacgcagactcggtctcaacctttgtctttactgaagacgcttctcttcagtgggtcatatgattgagtctagtctggcccaggagtgtgaaggtgaacggaaaggctctggagcaacgaaccgcccttgctgtctctgcctggccagttcccctctttccactgggattcctctaaccctattacaggggctgagttactggcttactggtgctctttcatgccgtccctaggaggggtgcgtcacttgagtgggttgagtcactgttgtgatcttcctgtctgggttggcgccccccccccctcttgggttgtgccgtggcagagatctttgtgggctatactcggccttgtctcaggatggtaagttggtggttgaagatatccctctagtggtgtgggggctgtgctttggcaaagtgggtggggttatatccttcctgtttggccctgtccgggggtatcatcggatggggccacagtgtctcctgacccctcctgtctcagcctccagtatttatgctgcagtagtttatgtatcggggggctagggtcagtttgttatatctggagtacttatcctgtcttatccggtgtcctgtgtgaatttaagtatgctctctctaattctctaattctctctttctttctctctctctctctctctcggaggaggaggaggacctgagccctaggaccatgccccaggactacctgggattatgactccttgctgtccccagtccacctggccatgctgttgctccagtttcaactgttctgcctgcggctatggaatcctgacctgttcaccggacgtgctacctgtcccagacctgctgttttcaactctctagagacagcaggagtggtagagatactcttaatgattggctatgaaaagccaactgacatttactcctgaggtgctgacttgctgcaccctcgacaactactgtgattattattatttgaccatgctggtcatttatgaacatttgaacatcttggccatgttctgttataatctccacccggcacagccagaagaggactggccacccctcatagcctggttcctctctaggtttcttcctatgttttggcctttctagggaatttttcctagccaccatgcttctacacctgcattgcttgctgtttgggggtataggctgggtttctgtacagcactttgagatatcagctgatgtacgaagggctatataaatgcatttgatttgatttgatttagaagcacctttggcagcaaacacagctgtgagtctttctggttagaCAGCCTTTAAAATGTTAATATTGTATTTTGTGTCATCACTTCAGATTGGTACTTTATGCATCTAAGTTTGACTGTGACCTCTCCAGCTTGCTTTTAATAAACAATGATTAATTTAAGATTGATTTCAAGTGTCCCATGTGTAGAATTTCCAcaacagtctctaagagctttccacacctgaattgtgcaacatttgtgcattattattttctaaattatAGTTTCTAATTTCATTCCAAAAGGCTATATATCCAATTTCACaaatgttggtaaattagctATTTTGTTCAAAGAACTTATGAAAGACATTGGTGTGTTTTCCCACATCTAATCATGTCATGGGGTTTTTAGATGACAGACATGAATGTGTTTGAAAACTATCAGTTTATGGTTTTATTTCAGAGACAAACAATCACATTGTTGTGCAAAACGAGATActgtataccagtggaggctgctgaggggaggacggctcataataatggctggaacgtcACAAATGGAattggcatcaaacacatggaaacaatgtgtttgatgtatttgataccattccactgattgcGCTCCAGCCACACCTACAGGAGCTacactcctgtaggttttaactctaaccctgttcctggagagctacactcctgtaggttttaactctaaccctgttcctggagagctaccgtcctgtaggttttaactctaacCTTTTTAACTCTAAAACCTACAGgagtgtagctctccaggaacagggttagagttaaaacctacaggacggtagctctccaggaacagggttagagttaaaacctacaggacggtatctctccaggaacagggttagagttaaaacctacaggacggtagctctccaggaacagggttagagttaaaacctacaggacggtagctctccaggaacagggttagagttaaaacctacaggacggtatctctccaggaacagggttagagttaaaacctacaggacggtagctctccaggaacagggttagagttaaaacctacaggacggtagctctccaggaacagggttagagttaaaacctacaggacggtagcgctccaggaacagggttagagttaaaacctataggacggtagctctccaggaacagggttagagttaaaacctacaggacggtagctctccaggaacagggttagtgttaaaacctataggacggtagctctccaggaacagggttagagttaaaacctataggacggtagctctccaggaacagggttagagttaaaacctacaggacggtagctctccaggaacagggttagtgttaaaacctataggacggtagctctccaggtacagggttagagttaaaacctataggacggtagctctccaggaacagggttggagagccctgatataggtgtaacggatgtgaaatggctagcttagttagcggtgtgcgctaaatagcgtttcaatcggttacgtcacttgctctgagaccttgaagtagtagttccccttgctctgcaagggctgtggcttttgtggagcgatgggtaacgatgcttcgtgggtgactgttgttgatgtgtgcagaaggtccctggttcgcgcccgggtatgggcgaggggacggtttaaaattatactgttacattgatgctgttgacccggattactggttgctgcggaaaaaggaggaaggtcaaaaggggggtgagtgtaacagatgtgaaacggctagcttagttagcggtgtgcgctaaatagcgtttcaattggttatgtcacttgctctgagaccttgaagtagtagttccccttgctctgcaagggccgcggctcttgtggagcgatgggtaacgatgcttcgtggatgagtgttgttgatgtgtgcagagcgtccctggttcgtgcccgggtatgggcgaggggacggtttaaaattatactgttacatagggaatagggtgacatttgggacaaaGCCTAGCTCTAATCAAACACTGTAGCGTGAGGCTATATTTATGATGGGTTGAATTTATATGGTAGATATACAGGATATGAACATTCCATTCCACCTAAACATTGGAAATACAATATAGCGTTTTGCAACAACACCCATTTTAATACACATCTAAAATCTATGAATAAaaaatctgagaacagtaatatttaCACACACATAAAGGTACCCATAAGCATTCATTTCTGATGGAAAAAACACAAGTGAAAAATTAGTGGATCTGGCGTTTTGGAAATAAACCCTTCATCTTATCCTGCGATTTTCAGTTTCTCCAGGAAGAGTCCATATTAGGTTTCTTAAAGAAGAATATCCCCAGACACGAAAGCAAAAGGATAATATAATGACCATAAAAATAGCATTGGAATCGTGTCATGCCAgcaacctaacaatttcacagcaACCTTTAGACTATTCCTTCAACAATCTCTCTCCTTTGATTGTTGAACGATTACTATTATGCACACACCCATATAATAAAGCTGTAATAAAATGCCTCTTCTGGAGCAACATCACAAGGGTCTTATCTGATAAAGTGATCCTTTAGTTTATTTGCACCACAGCATATTTCCTGTCGGCACATACTGAGGAAAGGGGT
Above is a genomic segment from Oncorhynchus gorbuscha isolate QuinsamMale2020 ecotype Even-year linkage group LG10, OgorEven_v1.0, whole genome shotgun sequence containing:
- the LOC124046631 gene encoding prolyl hydroxylase EGLN3-like isoform X2; the encoded protein is MPLLQHVMDTELERLAVDQIVPSLLDQGFFYVDNFLGELVGHFVLNQVKEMHYSGVLQDGQLAGPGPFGVSKRNIRGDKIAWVNGGEKRCEAIHLLLTLIDKLVSLCIGRLGKSIIRERSKAMVACYPGKGTGYVKHVDNPNADGRCITCIYYLNKNWNPQEHGGILRIFPEGKSYVADVEPLFDRLLFFWSDRRNPHEVQPSYATRYAITVWYFDSEERAEAKRRFRDLTASTQDPDGSSTP